The Devosia sp. 1566 sequence CAAAGCTGGTCTTGAACACGGGGCCGACCTCGGTAAGATTCGGTTCACCATAACGGCAAAGCCTGCAACAAAACCTTACCGAGCCAGTTCACGGCCCCACGAAGCGCACCAGTGAGGCTTTAGCGCAACACCGCACGCTGCGGGTTTTCCCCTAGCGGCTCCTGAAGCGAAAAAGCACGGTCATTTCGCGCGTTTGCACCCGCCGGCCAGGTTCTGTATAACCCCAGACCGTGTGGTCTCGTAGCTCAGCAGGATAGAGCACAGGATTCCTAATCCTGGGGTCGTGGGTTCGAATCCCGCCGGGATCACCATTTCGCCGCCCGCGCCGCTGTGCAATTTACCCGCGGCATTTCACTGGCTTGATTTCGGTCAAGGCCAGCGCGGCGACAGCGCCCTAGTTTCGTTCTGACTCAACGCAGTGAGGAACGTATGGACCAGGATTTCAAAGGCAAGGCCGCATTGGTGACCGGGGCGGCGTCGGGGATCGGGGCTGCCATTGCCCATGAACTTGCGGCCCGTGGCGCTTCGGTGATGGTTGCCGATCTCAACCAGGAGGGTGCCGACGATGTCGTCGTTGCCATCCGCGCTGCGGGTGGAACCGCCCAGGCTTACGCGCTGGATGTGGGCTCGGCCCTCGAAGTGGAGGCGCTGGTCGACAATGTCAAACGCAGCTTTGGCGCGCTGCATTACGCCGTCAACAATGCCGGGATCAGCGGCCCGGCGGCCCGCACCGGGGAATACCCGCTGAACGGCTGGGCGAGGGTCATCGACGTCAATCTCAACAGCGTGTTCTACGGCCTGCGCTACCAATTGCCGGCGATCCAGGCCTCGGGTGGCGGGGCGATCGTCAACATGGCATCCATTCTGGGCACGGTCGGCTTTGCCAATTCACCGGCCTATGTGGCGGCCAAGCATGGCGTGGTAG is a genomic window containing:
- a CDS encoding SDR family oxidoreductase; translated protein: MDQDFKGKAALVTGAASGIGAAIAHELAARGASVMVADLNQEGADDVVVAIRAAGGTAQAYALDVGSALEVEALVDNVKRSFGALHYAVNNAGISGPAARTGEYPLNGWARVIDVNLNSVFYGLRYQLPAIQASGGGAIVNMASILGTVGFANSPAYVAAKHGVVGLTKAAAAEYAEHNIRINAVGPGFIDTPLISDTLDAQTLAGLRNLHPIGRLGTPQEVAALTVFLLSPAASFITGSYHLVDGGYTAV